AGATAAAAAGCCATGTGGAAATAAGTACAAAAATAGCTACCGTGACAAATTATGCAATCCATCTACTCACTAAGTTCTTTGTTGCCTATATAAAAATTATAACCTTTACACATTGCATATAGTCCACCAAAACTTTCTGTGCCCCTCCTGTCTTCAGTTTGGCCACCCAGCCACACATAGACCATCTGACTTTCAacacccttctttctctttatgtaAACTCCAAGTCAAAAGCTGGCCAGCCATGGCAAATAAAATGTTTTCTTGAAGCATGTTaagtgtgcacacacacacacacacacacacacacacacacacacacacacacacacacacacacacacacacacacacacacacacacacacacacacacacacacacacacacacacacacacacacacacacacacacacacacacacacacacacacacacacacactaatggtaGGTCTTTTGCTGACCATactttttgtctcttccttcttaatttttatGCTCAAGTACACTATATTAGTTGAAAAGTGCAGACTGGGGATTTCCCATAGGTGGGATGGAGGTGGTGTGATTTGAATACAAAATACTTATGAGAATTGAGATTAATCAAATTTACTGGGACTGAATATGTACCAAATTGTCAGAAACATGTATGGTGTGCCATACTTCTGGTGGCCACACCTGTCAATTGGCTTAATGATGGAGTGAATAAACTCACCAGATTTGTGTAAACATAGAAAGCACTGCCAAATTTCCATGGCTAAATATaattgaatacaataacactactgttgtttttccttaactttttcaTAGTCATTGCATTACTATGAATATgtaccaattttttttcccattgcaTCATCcaccatccatctatctcttctACTGCAAGTTACTTGCCTCAGTGGTGAAATCAGAGTCAATTACAGCAGCTCCCTGATGAGAGGGTACTATACAATGTGAGATGAAGGCATAGATAAAAATAATCTACTTTAGTGtatagtaaagaagaagaaagaaagaaagaaaaaaaaaaaaaaagagagagagagagagaatctttttaTTACAAGATGTGGTAACAACAATCATTCTGCAGTGTAGAGTTGTCTTTCAATACAAACTGACTGTTGTCCAATACATTATATTCTACAAGAAGATACTaccctgctttccttcctgcaTGCCGTGATGAATGAATACATCATGGATCCTTTCATATGACAgatttttattataataatttGTAAGTACCATGAAAATATCAATATAGAATAGCTGATATTGATGTTAGcaatataagagagaaagagagagagagagagagagaagtttcctTTCAAACGTCTAAGCAATCCTGCATCATTATTTAATGGAACTAGTATTTTCACTGaccttccctcctcatccttcccctaTATCcctattcctttccctcccctcctcacccATTCACTTTTCCAtctcccccttttcccctttgcCTACAAACAGGGGACGGAGTCTGTGCTGCTCACAGAGAGGCGTGGATGTTGATAGAGCCTAAAGGCCCACACCTGGAAAGTGCAAACAATCGCAAACCAGCCGCCCACTGCTcctttgatgatgataataataatgatatgataataataataataataataataataataataataattataataataacaataatgataataataataataataatgataataataataataataataactgataatactaacaataataacaataataataataataataataataataataataataataataataacaataataaaaacaataagtgatgataataataataataataataacaacaacaataattcttataataattataataataataataataatagtagcaataatgctaataataataataatattattattattatttttattattattattattattattattattattattattattaattataataacaacaacaacaacaataaaaaagtaataataataatagtaataaagaataaataataataataataataataataataataataatattattattattattttttattattatcaattataataataataacaacaacaacaaaacaaattataataataataacaataataataatgataataatgataataataataataatattattattatttttattattattattattactactattattattattattattattattattattattattattattaattacaataataacaattattgttattattattattattatcattattattatttttattattattatttttattgttatcaattataataataataacaacaacaacaaaactaattataataataataacaataataataatgataataatgataatgataataataataataataatatttttttttattattattattattattattattatgtgtgtgtgtgtgtgtattgtgtataataataataataataataataataataataataataataataataataataataataataataataataataataataataataataataataataataacgacgacgacgacaacaacaacaacaacaataacaacaataatcattGCTATAATCAAAACTAAGCCGACAATAACAGCGTAGTGTTTGACAGAAGCGTAAAGCAGCAGAAGTGAATATTTATGTAGGATTGTGGTTATTTTTGCGCCTCACGTCCAAAGCCAATTATCTTTGGCGGTGAGACATTGCAGGGAAACCAAGAGTTGTCACCCCGCGCTGTGCAATGCCTCCCCGCGCAGCCTGCCACGCCCACCAGCCTGCTCGCGCCTCCTACCGCCctgatatttattattttttatttacctatctggtttcttatccatcttttttttatatttagcatGGAAAAGAtagcagacagaaaaaaaaaaaaaactgcagaacAAACTTATTTcattgcgacacacacacacacacacacacacacacactgtcatgtCCTTTTCAGTACgtacatacaaaacaaaaacaaaatggcaCTGTCACATACACCTCTACACATATTTAATGTATTTCGCTCATGTCTCTGACTCGTGTcgtatttgcttttcttttttccgatTTTCGTTTCCGTCACAAAGTTTATCTTGTGCATTGTcttacctttcattttttttttcctttttaacaacAGTAATATATCCATGCAATTTCATAATTCGGCGTCACGTGACCTATTTGTCGCGGCGCCACATAAGGAATTCTTTTAATCACTATAGTCACTGGCAACTAAAACATCGGCAGTAAGTTATTATCTTCTATGCAAGCCTTCTTACCCTCTTCTGCGCCATCTGCCCACGACTTGAACTCGACCATTTAAAAGAgaaatttcaaaacatttatcccattaTTTTGGCCAACTCTCTTGATCTAGCTTGTTCGAGGACTAGCATCTCAGTAGGCCTTTTTGTTTGAtagttttttgttgtctttggccagttttcccctcttacataaaaaacaacaacaacaacaacaacaactggcaACAGTCCTCTGTCACTACAATCTAACATTCTCCTCCGGACCCatgaattattttttcttccttatctcctcgtCCGTTCTTTCCAAGAACATAGCCTACAGTCTGTACTGTCTATCAAACTACACATGTTTGTATATCATCCCTCACCCCTGCCATACGTTATTAGTGCAAGTAGTAACTCTAAAATATGAAATTCACAAATGAATTTTTACAACTTAATTGAAATTCGCTTTTATTGTCTACATCTTCCACCTACTTGCCAAACCAGTCATCACatacattttcattttactcttAAACCATGCAttatatgaatatatgtctgtatatgcgcagagagagagagagagagagagagagagagagagagagagagaaagggggagggggtaGTCCTGGCAGTGTTTAAGGCGTAACTCAATGGTGGCGAGGGAAACGGTGCTCTTAACCTTACTCTAGAACTTAAAATCAACCGAACTCACAATAATATTATAGTCATGTATCTTTGCCAGACGTCCCCAAGACATTGCCCCATGCCAAACTATCGTACGAAACCACAAAGGTTGGTTGATTAGACTTCTTTGtctacattgaaaaaaaaaaaagaataaataaataaaataaataaataaataaaaaatagataaaaaaaaacatattacacacacatttcttccaTACCCATCCATGATccatcgccacacacacacacgcacacacacacacacacacacacactgttgttaCGTGAATGGCTGttgatgggaaaaaagaaaaaaaaacgaaagaaaaataggaaaaggaaaatatgccaATATTTACATGATGACTTACCAATTCTATATAAACGAATTCAAAAGCGACACAAGGAAACATCAAGTAAGAAATTTTTGGAAGTTTAAAGAAGCTCGTCTTGACTATGCATAAGGGAACCACAGTTTACAGATACCTGGCAAGAAGAAAAACCGCAGAAGTAATTACCAACAACGTATTATCATTTCAAGACACTGGAAATCAATACAATCAATACAGTCTACATAATGGAGGGCTCAAATGTAAAATTAATGAACTGATTTAATACAAACCTATCTAACGTATAACGCGAATGAGAATGTTGTGTAATTTCCATATCATCTCACCACCAAGGAGCCTCTGGTCACCAGCAACTTTATTCGTATACTCAAGAACATAACACCATACTAATGAATATCAAATAAAGAGCTTATCTTCATCAGTGAGAAAATGGTTAAGCTCGAGTGTTACGTAATCATTGaatactatgagagagagagagagagagagagagagagagagagagagagagagagagagagagacgctcaaGATTGTAATAAAGTAAGCTTTTTAAATGAGGAATCCTAACTTCAGTCTTATATTTTTACTCTAGTGGCAAGTGtgctaaaaaaaaggaaaaaaagttatcggaggtgaaaataataataagacggTGTCTTAAAAATTTAGTGTTTAACCGtatcaaggaaaaaatgaaaggagtatTCAATATTTCTTAAAAATAAAGTAGTTTAAAGTACTAAAGATAATGCGAGGCAAAGACAAGTCTGCATGTGTTTTCTGCACATAAATTTTCGCTATGTTGAAGTCTACAAGCTACTTTGCAATAAAAACCTCCTTTGTCCAGGGAAAAATATTCGGGGCTAAAGCCACGAATGGTCAGCCCTTACTACGACACTTGGAAAGACAGACATGTGTGTTTACAGGACCTTGGTGAATACTACTGTGGAAAGACGGCTCGTACGACactgcaacgtgtgtgtgtgtgtgtgtgtgtgtgtttgtaaaaagTAAAACTTTGGAACGCTTTACTGTGGGCTTAAACGTTTAGATTGGCGCACGGGAGGTTGGTGAAAGGTGTAGGCTGTAGGGAATGATCTATATTGTAGAGGGAAAACACAGGAAACAGTTACAAAGGGGAATTCCTCGTGAGAGAAGAGTTTCGGAAGGAGTATCACATCAGTGAAACTTGATTTGATTATGTAATTCTTTCAAATCAAATATGCACAAAGAGTCTTATTCTGCACATGGTTGTCTTTGATGATGTTTCTGAGACCATGGAATAAATTGCCAGGGGCGCCAAAAGAACTTCAGGCTGTAAGAGCCTGGCCTGGAAATTTCATGTTCAGTAATGAAAAATGTCATGCATGTAATGAacgcgagagaaagagagagagagagagagagagagagagagagagagagagagagagagagtatgtaggtaggtaggtaggtaggtaggtaggtaggtaggtaggtaggtaggtaggtaggtaggtagatagatagatagatagatagatagatagatagatagatagatagatagatagatagataaagaacagCAATACATACTTAACATAGGCGCCTGAAGTGGCGACTACTACTGTATTGGTCCACATCACAGCATGGCCATGGTAAggtaggaagagagatgaagctTTCCTGCACCTCCCTCCAGAAATACTACTTACCTGAACCACGTGAAGGCGTCTCTGTTTATCGCGGCCTGACATCCTGGTGAGTTAGAGCGATGCTGGGTGCCGTGATCGCTTCGTCCGGCACCTTCACGCCATTAATCTAGTGTGGAGAAGAGATAggaacataaataaaacaaaacaagataacGAAGAAAAGTGCCAGATAcatatatagtatttttttcctatcaacCTGAAACCAACACTAATAAGAAAACTGATGAAACCAAGTGATAAAGCGGTCGTGTTTCTTTCTTGTGCCACACATTGAAACTGTGGAAGACAAGACGACACCACGCCAATTTACGGCGCCACACGACCCTCAGCACACGTGGCTTCTGGCCTATCAACAGGTACACACACTCCTCTCGGCATACGCCCCTGCTGCAGCACAAATAGCCCGCCAAGAATTAACTCCAGACGAATGGACACCCGTGCAACTCTGGCATGAcccccaccatctctctctctctctctctctctcttggatctAAAAGCGTCTGGTGTTGCTCCAAGATGTTCAGCCTCAGCAGCTCCACGCCCCTTTGCTTGGGGTTGGGCTGAGAGAAGACTATTGAGCTTATAATTTCTCTCGCCGTTTCCTTCTGCGGAAAAGCTGCGGCAACCTATAGGTAGCATACAGGAGGCACGTATGTACGATCAGGGACGATGTAAATCACGTCAGTTTGATCTTCATTCCATTAGAAACTACTttaaactctttcttcttttctagtggatgaaaatgaaaaatattttacttccttcattttctttttttgtgcacTGGGTCAGTCTGCATATAATGTAAGAAAAAGTTTAgtctgcttttatttttctatattcttttctaagaggaagaggaaaaaaaaagcttagtcTGTTCTAATTCTTGAAATGATCAAAGaagaagggagtgaggaagggaggccaTCCGGAAGGAAAGCTCACAGTGGAAAGACATGAGTAACTTGAAAAGAGGTTTAAAATGGCTATAAAGttataatcgtgtgtgtgtgtgtgtgtgtgtgtgtgtgtgtgtgtgtgtgtgtgtgtgtgtgtgtgtgtgtgtgtgtgtgtgtgtgtgtgtgtgtgtgtatgtgtgatggagggagggagagaggagaacatGTAACAATAAGAATGCAGTAAGTTCACCGCCAACCCATAcaactaataaaataattttcTCCATTGCTTTACATCATGAATATTGTATAACAGGGAGAGGCTATCAGGGTGTTAAATAGGTACGTGCACTTCCCTACACTACAACGCACATATGCTACTGTGATGTATCGAGTAACAGCTGGGGTGTTGATCTAGGTCACTCACTTGACAGATGAATCAGGGTTGTTACCAGCACGTGTCAGTTTCACAGGTGAGACTTGCAAGAACTGTCTGACAGGTAATATACTGGTTCTAATGGCATACTGCGCACCTTTTTGCTCCTGGCACGTATTCAAATGCcctttaaaaaaataatgagtgaaagaatTCATAAGCAATTTCCTGGACCTTACTCAGAGTTGGCAGGAGGCGCGGGGCCTAAAATATACCCGGGAAGTGGCGAGGTTtgagggtggtgggtggtgcgcGCATCCCAGTATAAAGAcacacccttcctctctttccttagtCGACGGCTTGCTATCGTGGTGACGGACGTCGCTCAGTGACCCGGTGAATTTAGATCAGACACCGCAATGTCTTCAGTCCAGAAGAAGACCACCACTAAAACCACTAAAACTGTGACCACCAAGAAAACGGAACATGTGCAATCGTCCTCGGTGGACCAGTCTGCCGATGTGCAAGGCGCCATCGCACAAAAAGCCAACACCCTCTCAATTGTCAAGAAAGGTCAGTTTTTAAATGACGCGTACTTTGAGGACACCCGCCAAGACTTCCAGGACGCCATTCAAGATGTGCTAACAAAGTGGGGCGACAAGTCAAAGCCGACCAATGATATTAACAGTTACAGGGACCTCAGAACTCGGGACCTTCGTGATGAAAATCAGGCCATAAAATCATCCGAGGACCAGCGTTACCATAAGGTGAATAACCCTGGCCCGTGCGCACTGCTATACAGGCTTCATGCATTACCAACGGAAAAGGTTACGTATGTGAATTGTACAATGATAATTTTCCCAttccatctatttattattagaTCGTAGTGGACGTTCAGGACTTCATCAATGGAGGGGACGTGAGCGTGAAGACCCTCGATGAAGTGGAGATAGTGGTGGAGGGACGCGTCCAAAAGAAAGTAGGCAATACTACCTCCACTAAGAGCTTCAAGCGGACCTTCATTCTCCCCGACATTGTGCCCGAGTCCATCACTTCTGTGGTGTCTTCCGACGGTGTGCTTATCATCAAGGCTCTCAAAAAGGTTGGTTTCCTAACTGCTGTGTTTGGGACACTGGCTTGTCAGTACATCAATACACGTACATGATAATAACCTGAACAAGTTTAAACAGATGACCTAACCTTCCTTCATCCGGAGACATAAATGCTACCACTCAGTTCCATACatgtattgttattatgatcattatgatcattactattattaccagtattattattattattatgaggcgGGCGATGTTTATGGTCTTGTCATACCACAGGAATCAGAACAGGACGTGAGTGAGTCCGTCACTGTCCAGAAAAAAGTTGTGACGAAGCAACAGACTTCCACCTCCACTGTCGCGACAAGCGGCCAGCAGGATGTCAAGCAGATCGCTATCAATGTGCAGGAGACTCACCCCACTGTGACCAGTCCTCAGCctgaacagcagcaacagacgGTAACCGTGACCAAACAGGTTACGTCTACCACCAGCGACAAGGGCAGCAAGCCACTGCCGATCACAAAGAAGGGCGGCTTCTTTGAAGACACCTTCTTCGAGGATTGCCGCAAGCACTACCAGACGGCGGTGAAGCAAGTGTTGCAGAAGTTCAACGTGACTTCCGCTGGCACTGATGACATCACAACATACCGCAACTTGCGCCAGAAGGACCTTAGGGAGGAGAACCAAGTCGCGACCGTTGATGATGAGGAACAATTCCAAAAGGTCAGTATTCATGATGCTTCCACCACTTAAATACGCACGTAATTCCGTTATTACTttacttgctgctgctgctactggtgctaCTATTGTTATTCCTGCAGTCAATTACGTCTATTCTTGCTGTCTGTTCGTGCGGGGAATGATCATGAGACGAATCTAATAGAGACTTGTTAGAAAAGGGACaattttcactatcattatcattaccaagaGGTTAAGAACAGCAGAGATCCCACATACTTGGCGACCAAACTTGCCAAGATATTAAAGAAAGGCGTTCATGGTGAGGAATCAGTTGTAGTTGCCTCCTTCCATGTCTTAGAGATGTaggcttcaatttttttttcaatgaaaaTCTCAACCTATCTTGGAGTAAAGTTCACGACTTGTCTTTAGAACACTTCACATGACAAGTCTCGCATGCAAATCGGTATAATTTAAAAAAGAGACACCAAAAATGAAATGTTCATAcctatttatacatatatatatatgaaataaataaatacggaGAATATTGCACGTTAGAAATCAGTTTAATTCTAATACCGTGGCCATAACCTGTCTCATGGAATACTCTTTAAAGAACTCAAAGATACATCTAGAAAACGTTTCTTTCCAGATCATTGTGGACGTCAAAGATTTTATGAACGGCGGCGAAGTGACCGTGAAGACCGTGGATGACAGGGAGGTGGTCATCGAGGGTCGCGTCGAGAAGAAGGAGGGTAACAAGACTACCATCAAAAGCTTCTGCAAACGCTTCGTCCTGCCAGAAGACATCCTTGTAGAGTCCGTGACGTCTGTTGCATCATCTGATGGAGTGCTCACCATCACAGCGCCAAGGAAGgtaaggccagagagagagagagagagagagagagagagagagagagagagagagagagagagagagagagagagagagagagagagagagagagagagagagagagagagagagagagagagagtgggggggtggaggagaaacagagagagtgTTTCCATCTATTAACGTAAACTTGGTTTCAGCCTTCAGAAGGTAAAGACGTGAGCGATTCCGTCACTGTCCAGAAAACAGTTGTGACGAAGCAACAGACTTCCACCTCCACTGTCGCGACAAGCGGCCAGCAGGATGTCAAGCAGATCGCTATCAATGTGCAGGAGACTCACCCCACTGTGACCAGTCCTCAGCctgaacagcagcaacagacgGTAACCGTGACCAAACAGGTTACGTCTACCACCAGCGACAAGGGCAGCAAGCCACTGCCGATCACAAAGAAGGGCGGCTTCTTTGAAGACACCTTCTTCGAGGATTGCCGCAAGCACTACCAGACTGCGGTGAAGCAAGTGTTGCAGAAGTTCAACGTGACTTCCACTGGCACTGATGACATCACAACATACCGCAACTTGCGCCAGAAGGACCTTAGGGAGGAGAACCAAGTCGCGACCGTTGATGAAAGCACCGATGTTCACAAAGtaagtgacttttttttattaaatttatcAATAAGATCTTTTGCATGACTGGAATGAAAGCTTATTTCCATCACAACGCTTATTCCAGATCATTGTGGATGTGAAAGACTTTACGGACGGTGGCGAGGTGACTGTGAAGACCGTGGACGAGAGGGAGATAGTTATCGAGGGTCGCATcgagaagaaggaaggcaacAAGACCACCATCAAACGCTTCTGCAAACGCTTTATCTTGCCTGAGGACATCCTTGTGGAATCCGTGACGTCTGTGGTATCTTCTGATGGAGTGCTCACCATCACAGCAAGGAAGAAGGTGGACTTGCAAGCCCTGTATATACTCACAATGAGATTATAGTCATACAGATGTGTTTTCTAACAGTGACTAACAAGCCATTATTCACtataattcatttatttgttatttgttgttgtgatgatgataatgatgatgacgatgactatgatgatgatgatgataataataataataatagtaataataataataatgaaaataatgataataacaacaacaactataataataatgataataataataataatgataataatgataacaataacaataataatagtaacttattattattaatattattattattattattattattattattattattattattattattattaatattattactattattattactattattgttataattattattattgttattattattattattattattattattattattattattattattgttattattattattattattattattattattattattattattattattattattattattattattattattattattattattattattattattattattattattattattattattattattattattattattattattattattattattattattattattattattattattattattattattattattatataataataataataataataataattattattattattattattattattattattattattatcattatccttacTATTATAATAATTGTCATCATAACCATTTTGTAAATGCTGTCAAAAGTAAAAGCATGTCATTGTTACAGGTTGTTGACAGTGGAGCTGAGACGACACAAGTCATTCAGAAAAAGATTACTTCAACAGTACAAACCCAACAAGTGACGGACAAATCCTCAGAGgtgcaagagaaaaaagacactcAGCAGACTAAAGTCACAAAAATCAAGAAGACCAAAGTCGTcaccattacctccaccacTGTTCCCTTCTTTAATGACCCGACTTACATTGAGGATGTCAAGGACTTCCAAgaggccatcaccaccatcatcaagaaGATGAACTTAACAATCAAAGACACTGATACTTTCACTGCTTACAGAAACCGTCGCAAGATCAACCCTAGAAATGAAAATCAGGCCATTTCCGAAAAAGAAACCGACACCGTGAAAAAGGTGCGTCAAGTGATACTATACCGTTCCTGTGTGAGAAATCATTCATTCTGCAGGCTTTCACTTAGGTGTATTTGTTTTCTTGACGTTCCATGACACATTCTAAACCTTTCCATTATACAGCACGGCAACACGCACATGACTCTAACCTAGCATAGGACAGTTCTGTACAAAGATATCACCACTCATTAGAAAGTTTTTACAGGGTACAGATACAACACTCTTAGCATcttaaaacgtgtgtgtgtgtgtgtgtgtgtgtgtgtgtgtgtgtgtgtgtccatcccgTTCGGGATTTACGGGGCATGGTTCTAGCAGTCACCTGATGATCATATATGCCAATTAGAGAATGACGAATCATTTTATGATTTTATGTACATAAAATCAAACTCTCAAAATTGAACTTAAAGCATATAAACAATTCCAGATTATCATGGACGTATGTGACTTCATCGGCGGTGTGACAGTGAAGGTGGACGAACAGATACTGACAGTGGAAGGGAAAGGCAATAGACACACAGAGGGTGGTGGCGTCCAGACCTTCAGCTTCAACCGCCAGTTCATTCTGCCTGATGATGTGAATCCTGACGACATCACAGCCGTCATGACTCCTGAGGGAAtccttatcatcaccatcatcacgaaGCAAGCTGTCACCTCATCGATGgtcacaaagaaagaaactcacgtcaagaaggaaataacagaagtgaaggaagaacctAAGAAAGTCCCTACTGAGGACGTCACTCAGAAaacaaccacaactactacgAAGACCACCAGGACCGTCACCATTACTACCAAAGGTCCATTCTTCAACGACCCGACCTTCGTGGAGGACGTCAAGGACTTCCAGGAGGCCATCACCACAATTATCAAGAAGCTGAATTTGACTGTCACCGAGGATATTTTCACTGTCTACAGGAACTACCGCAAGAACAACCCAAAAATTGAAAATCAAGCCGTCTCGCAAAAAGACACAGACACCATTAAGAAGGTAAGACATTTTGCTAATCTACGGAACAGGAAGTATTATTCTGTAGAGGCGTTGACGTtaaaaagagatggaacagTTGCTACTTTGAAAATTAATAGACCTTCAATGCGCATAATGCATTGTATCTTCTATAAGATTAAAGATATCTGAAACTAAGTAAGCATTTCGTTTCTAAGAAAAAGTGCAAGAGAGCGGGTTTGAAGATTATATGAATCTAGTTGCCGATATAGTTTATCACCATATTTACTTTTGTGTTCATTCTTAAAGCATTCGCAGAATCTCACAAAATTATAAA
The sequence above is drawn from the Portunus trituberculatus isolate SZX2019 chromosome 41, ASM1759143v1, whole genome shotgun sequence genome and encodes:
- the LOC123516543 gene encoding uncharacterized protein LOC123516543 isoform X23, whose amino-acid sequence is MSSVQKKTTTKTTKTVTTKKTEHVQSSSVDQSADVQGAIAQKANTLSIVKKGQFLNDAYFEDTRQDFQDAIQDVLTKWGDKSKPTNDINSYRDLRTRDLRDENQAIKSSEDQRYHKIVVDVQDFINGGDVSVKTLDEVEIVVEGRVQKKVGNTTSTKSFKRTFILPDIVPESITSVVSSDGVLIIKALKKESEQDVSESVTVQKKVVTKQQTSTSTVATSGQQDVKQIAINVQETHPTVTSPQPEQQQQTVTVTKQVTSTTSDKGSKPLPITKKGGFFEDTFFEDCRKHYQTAVKQVLQKFNVTSAGTDDITTYRNLRQKDLREENQVATVDDEEQFQKIIVDVKDFMNGGEVTVKTVDDREVVIEGRVEKKEGNKTTIKSFCKRFVLPEDILVESVTSVASSDGVLTITAPRKPSEGKDVSDSVTVQKTVVTKQQTSTSTVATSGQQDVKQIAINVQETHPTVTSPQPEQQQQTVTVTKQVTSTTSDKGSKPLPITKKGGFFEDTFFEDCRKHYQTAVKQVLQKFNVTSTGTDDITTYRNLRQKDLREENQVATVDESTDVHKIIVDVKDFTDGGEVTVKTVDEREIVIEGRIEKKEGNKTTIKRFCKRFILPEDILVESVTSVVSSDGVLTITARKKVVDSGAETTQVIQKKITSTVQTQQVTDKSSEVQEKKDTQQTKVTKIKKTKVVTITSTTVPFFNDPTYIEDVKDFQEAITTIIKKMNLTIKDTDTFTAYRNRRKINPRNENQAISEKETDTVKKIIMDVCDFIGGVTVKVDEQILTVEGKGNRHTEGGGVQTFSFNRQFILPDDVNPDDITAVMTPEGILIITIITKQAVTSSMVTKKETHVKKEITEVKEEPKKVPTEDVTQKTTTTTTKTTRTVTITTKGPFFNDPTFVEDVKDFQEAITTIIKKLNLTVTEDIFTVYRNYRKNNPKIENQAVSQKDTDTIKKIVIDVCDFVGNVTVKVVDRELVIEGEGKRPTETGTTQTFKFNRRFSLPDDVTPDDITAVMSSEGVLVITIIRKIKVTQVKDTTETKKTTTSTTKTTRTVTITTTKTTFFNEPTFVEDVKDFQEAIMTIIKKLNLTVTETDVFTAYRNKRMINPRNENQAISEKETDTIKKIIMDVCDFIGCVTVKVDEQILTVEGKGNRHTEGGGVQTFSFNRQFILPDDVNPDDVTAVMTTEGILIITIIKRKTVTSSVVTKEQTQIKKEITEVEAKKTPTPEQPKKVPVEEPKKTPEEPKKAPEAPKAPEEPKKAPEAPKAPEEPKKAPEAPKAPEEPKKAPEAPKAPEEPKKAPEAPKAPEEPKKAPEAPKAPEEPKKAPEAPKAPEEPKKAPEEPKKAPEAPKAPEAPKAPEEPKKAPEAPKAPEEPKKAPEAPKAPEEPKKAPEASKAPEEPKKAPEAPTAPEEPKKAPETPKAPEEPKKAPEAPKAPEAPKAPEEPKKAPEAPKAPEAPKAPEEPKKAPEAPKAPEAPKAPEEPKKAPEAPKAPEEPKKAPEAPKAPEALKAPEEPKKAPEAPKAPEEPKKAPEAPKASEEAKKAPEAPKAPEAPKAPEAPKAPEEAKKVPEAPKAPEEPKEDVSKKTTTKTTTKTTRTVTITTKGSFFKDSTFVEDVKDFQEAITTIVKKLNLTVTEDVFTVYRNYRKNNPKNENQAVSQKDTDTTKKIVIDVCDFLENVTVKIVEHELVIEGEGKRPTETGAIQTFKFNRRFSLPEDVTPDDVTAVISSEGILIITIIRRIKITQTKKDTTDVQQKETKKVATTEEDVTKKTTTTTTKITKTVTITTKGPFFNDPSFVEDVKDFQEAITTIIKTLKLTATEGCFHRLQELPQEQPKERKPSCLTERYGHHQEDRD